In Tateyamaria omphalii, one DNA window encodes the following:
- a CDS encoding DnaA N-terminal domain-containing protein, translated as MTSAPLQNATRLTGPGAASFKYDLLAGLSVVGLASPGVTMTSMTRLISLLTARYNWKRDELCVGQREMARMWSVNERTVKREIKRLTGLEILVCTRPGVRGRVAAYRLNIARILELSEPGWALIGPDFEQRMRERVGNTAVKVISLQDYVNARVGPAEADGQAPWDRVREDLAHTDTAVFAAWFDRLEFEGFVDGTLTLKAPSRFVERYIETHLAQQLRSAVETEFGAMRALVFA; from the coding sequence ATGACAAGCGCCCCCTTGCAGAATGCAACACGCTTGACCGGTCCCGGTGCGGCGTCCTTCAAGTACGACCTGCTGGCCGGGTTGTCGGTGGTCGGTCTGGCCAGTCCGGGTGTCACGATGACATCCATGACCCGACTGATAAGCCTGCTGACCGCACGCTACAACTGGAAGCGGGACGAACTGTGTGTTGGCCAGCGAGAGATGGCGCGGATGTGGTCGGTCAACGAACGCACAGTAAAGCGCGAGATCAAGCGGCTCACCGGGCTGGAGATCCTTGTCTGCACACGTCCTGGCGTGCGGGGCAGGGTGGCCGCGTACCGATTGAACATCGCGCGCATCCTTGAGCTGTCTGAGCCGGGTTGGGCGTTGATCGGGCCGGATTTCGAGCAGCGGATGCGGGAACGGGTTGGCAACACGGCGGTGAAAGTCATCTCGCTTCAGGACTATGTGAACGCAAGGGTTGGTCCGGCAGAGGCGGATGGGCAAGCACCATGGGACCGGGTGCGGGAGGATCTGGCACACACGGACACGGCCGTTTTCGCGGCGTGGTTTGACCGGCTGGAGTTCGAAGGTTTCGTGGACGGGACGCTGACGCTGAAGGCGCCGAGCCGGTTCGTGGAGCGTTACATAGAGACGCATTTGGCGCAGCAATTGCGGTCTGCCGTTGAGACGGAGTTTGGAGCCATGCGCGCGCTGGTCTTTGCCTGA
- a CDS encoding AAA family ATPase, whose product MPNHSDLLRMNERSLAQQAAVRKATFSPGEVKTLRTFSIWEISQFMLDVPADTLRKKLSDDPSLPQGETQDDGRQRWFSLEDINELRRRLRFRGRSLLPARPAGRAMRVAVSNFKGGVGKTVVAQHLAHAAALDGYRVLLVDFDPQATLTHSMGLTDVREWNTVWGVMCRDLCKEADRIMAGYDDPDDCPFPASEELPQDVQSIGAQRVQDFIQPTCWSTIDIIPSCANAAFVEFASAQYRALHKAWSFFGCVARYLDELPDDQYDIILFDCPPAIGYQSLNAAFAADILYIPSGPGYWEYDSTTSYLGQLGDAMADISEGFAAHATDAGITLPKEFADIRMLMTRFEATNPLHIAMMDAFRNVFGSSVCQHAIEMTRAVEQSGRFQMSVYEQDYRQMTRETWKRARQSFDRAYGEFLGTVLTAWPGTCSTREAAE is encoded by the coding sequence GTGCCAAACCACTCCGATCTGTTGCGCATGAACGAGCGCAGCCTTGCCCAGCAAGCCGCCGTGCGCAAGGCGACCTTCTCTCCGGGCGAGGTGAAAACGCTGCGCACCTTCTCGATCTGGGAAATCAGCCAGTTCATGTTGGACGTCCCCGCAGACACCCTGCGCAAGAAGCTGTCGGACGACCCCTCCCTGCCCCAGGGCGAAACACAGGATGACGGGCGCCAGCGCTGGTTCTCGCTCGAGGACATCAACGAACTCCGCCGCCGCCTGCGCTTCCGCGGCCGGTCACTCTTGCCCGCGCGCCCGGCGGGACGTGCGATGCGCGTCGCGGTGTCAAATTTCAAGGGCGGCGTTGGCAAGACGGTTGTGGCCCAACACCTTGCGCATGCGGCAGCACTCGACGGCTACCGTGTACTTCTGGTCGATTTTGACCCACAGGCGACACTGACCCACTCGATGGGCCTGACGGATGTGCGCGAATGGAACACCGTCTGGGGCGTGATGTGCCGCGATCTGTGCAAGGAAGCGGACCGCATCATGGCGGGCTACGATGATCCGGACGACTGCCCCTTCCCTGCGTCCGAGGAGCTGCCGCAGGATGTGCAGTCCATCGGCGCGCAGCGGGTTCAGGACTTTATCCAGCCGACGTGCTGGTCAACCATCGACATTATCCCGTCCTGTGCCAACGCAGCTTTTGTCGAGTTCGCCTCGGCCCAGTACCGCGCGTTGCACAAGGCGTGGAGCTTCTTTGGCTGTGTCGCCCGCTACCTCGATGAGCTTCCCGACGATCAGTATGACATAATCCTCTTCGACTGCCCGCCGGCCATTGGATACCAGTCTCTAAATGCGGCTTTTGCAGCAGATATCCTCTACATCCCGTCCGGTCCCGGCTATTGGGAATATGACAGCACCACCAGCTATCTGGGGCAACTTGGCGATGCCATGGCCGACATCTCCGAAGGATTTGCGGCCCACGCAACGGACGCTGGGATAACCTTGCCGAAAGAGTTTGCTGACATCCGGATGCTCATGACCCGGTTCGAAGCGACAAACCCTTTGCACATCGCGATGATGGATGCGTTTCGCAACGTGTTCGGATCAAGCGTCTGTCAGCACGCCATCGAAATGACGCGGGCGGTCGAGCAGTCGGGCCGGTTTCAGATGTCAGTCTACGAGCAGGACTATCGGCAGATGACACGCGAGACCTGGAAGCGGGCGCGGCAGAGTTTTGACCGCGCTTACGGGGAGTTCCTGGGCACCGTGCTGACGGCATGGCCCGGGACATGCAGCACGCGGGAGGCGGCAGAATGA
- a CDS encoding ParB N-terminal domain-containing protein: MSGTNKFGFAPVDTDTSTPKRTRTPGPMGAAVRDTAETLADTTEAKVEQRRRNAEDARKFRDAQEGGLLLVELPVGNVLTDDLPRDRLVLEEVAVSEEMDELKSSIRARGQKEPIEVYETAPGQYQLKKGWRRLTALRQLLSETGDDQFAQVIARVEAGDGDRLLRYVDMVEENVVREDLTFAEMAQVAITAAQDPSVPETDPAELVSRLYGALIKTKRSYIRSFVFLLTVLGDDLKWPKAVPRNLGVSVARAIKSEQQIVPLRAELSACGSAEHQTRILTEFLAGDKKPEEGAGSKPEPRQKLEFFVGKTKVTARDGELRIVSTSDFANTSRQTLEEAVKAFEGVLNGTPRIR, from the coding sequence ATGAGCGGCACGAACAAATTCGGCTTTGCGCCCGTCGATACCGACACCTCTACACCCAAGCGCACGCGCACGCCGGGCCCCATGGGCGCGGCGGTGCGTGACACCGCGGAGACGCTGGCGGATACGACCGAAGCCAAGGTCGAGCAGCGCCGCCGCAACGCCGAGGACGCGCGCAAGTTTCGTGACGCGCAAGAAGGCGGCCTTCTGCTGGTGGAGTTACCCGTGGGTAACGTCCTGACCGACGACCTGCCGCGCGACCGGCTCGTGCTGGAGGAGGTCGCTGTGTCCGAAGAGATGGACGAGCTCAAAAGCTCGATCCGTGCGCGAGGTCAGAAGGAACCGATTGAGGTCTACGAGACTGCGCCGGGGCAATATCAGCTCAAGAAGGGTTGGCGGCGCCTGACGGCCTTGCGCCAGTTGCTGTCGGAAACGGGCGATGATCAGTTCGCGCAGGTGATCGCGCGGGTCGAGGCTGGTGACGGGGACCGGCTGCTGCGTTACGTGGATATGGTCGAAGAGAACGTCGTGCGCGAGGATTTGACCTTTGCCGAGATGGCGCAGGTCGCCATCACCGCGGCCCAGGATCCCAGCGTTCCCGAGACTGATCCGGCAGAGCTTGTGTCCAGGCTTTATGGCGCGTTGATCAAGACCAAGAGGTCTTACATCCGCAGCTTTGTTTTCCTGCTGACGGTCCTGGGCGATGATCTGAAATGGCCCAAGGCGGTCCCTCGGAACCTCGGCGTCAGCGTTGCGCGGGCCATCAAGTCAGAGCAACAGATCGTTCCCTTGCGGGCAGAGCTGAGCGCGTGCGGCAGCGCGGAGCATCAGACGCGTATTCTGACGGAGTTTCTGGCGGGTGACAAAAAGCCGGAGGAGGGGGCCGGGTCCAAGCCAGAACCACGACAGAAGCTGGAGTTCTTCGTCGGTAAGACAAAGGTGACGGCGCGCGATGGCGAGTTGCGGATTGTCAGCACCAGCGACTTTGCCAACACCTCTCGGCAGACGCTGGAAGAGGCGGTGAAGGCATTCGAAGGGGTGCTGAACGGCACGCCACGCATCCGGTAG
- a CDS encoding polysaccharide biosynthesis/export family protein, producing the protein MRIVVTLFIAMAVLVSTFSYAEAQSNYRVRTGDTLEIQVLEDPSLNRAVRVLPDGRFSFPFAGTLRAAGLTIPQIERNIRVGIADNFANEPNVFVFVVPEEREELDPETINIYLLGEFNTPGLAEMPPGTTILQALSMGGGMTRFAAVKRVQLRRTDEKTGLQTVRNINFRALSNGAALSNDIVLKDGDVILVPERRLFE; encoded by the coding sequence ATGCGTATCGTTGTAACTCTATTTATCGCCATGGCCGTTTTGGTGAGTACGTTTTCGTATGCCGAGGCCCAAAGCAATTATCGCGTGCGCACCGGCGACACGCTGGAAATTCAGGTTCTCGAAGACCCAAGCCTGAACAGAGCGGTGCGCGTGCTGCCCGATGGTCGGTTCAGTTTTCCGTTTGCGGGCACACTCCGGGCCGCCGGTCTGACCATCCCGCAAATCGAACGCAACATCCGTGTGGGCATTGCCGACAACTTTGCCAACGAACCGAACGTGTTCGTTTTCGTGGTGCCGGAAGAGCGTGAAGAGCTGGACCCGGAAACCATCAACATCTACCTGCTGGGTGAATTCAACACGCCGGGGCTTGCCGAGATGCCGCCGGGCACAACCATTCTTCAAGCCCTTTCGATGGGCGGCGGGATGACGCGGTTCGCAGCGGTCAAACGCGTGCAACTGCGGCGCACCGATGAAAAAACGGGCCTGCAAACGGTTCGAAATATAAACTTTAGGGCCCTGTCAAACGGGGCGGCATTGAGCAACGATATAGTGCTGAAGGACGGGGATGTTATTCTTGTACCAGAAAGGCGCTTGTTCGAGTAA
- a CDS encoding VPLPA-CTERM sorting domain-containing protein: MTFYNSFRSASVAAVLTATAGVAGATTINFDTYESYNRGSNSYTSTDGQVSVGVDGVQVSSDGTIVNTRNFWTASWEGPDNSGGLGVYDCRLANLCLDNTKIDGSGPDEFALIDFGNLIVEITSVTFSYWDSTDTFAFGVYEDTNLPAGALIYEQDLSDGNENPYTFNFAPGQIVGSIIGFGADSWRDSFRLNSISFDIVSAVPLPAGGLLLLTGLGGLAVMRRRKKAGPVVASAAA, from the coding sequence ATGACTTTTTACAACTCCTTTCGATCAGCATCTGTGGCTGCTGTCCTGACAGCAACCGCTGGCGTGGCAGGTGCCACGACGATCAACTTTGATACATACGAATCCTACAATCGCGGATCGAACAGCTACACGAGCACGGACGGCCAGGTGTCGGTCGGCGTCGATGGCGTGCAAGTGTCGAGCGACGGCACGATTGTGAACACCAGGAACTTCTGGACAGCCAGCTGGGAAGGCCCGGACAATAGCGGTGGCCTTGGCGTGTATGATTGCCGCCTTGCGAACCTGTGCCTCGACAACACGAAGATTGACGGCAGCGGTCCTGACGAGTTTGCGCTGATTGATTTCGGCAACCTGATCGTTGAAATCACATCGGTCACATTCTCGTATTGGGACAGCACCGATACGTTCGCTTTCGGCGTATACGAGGACACGAACCTGCCAGCCGGGGCCTTGATCTATGAACAAGACCTGAGTGACGGCAACGAAAACCCGTACACGTTCAATTTTGCGCCTGGTCAGATTGTCGGATCCATCATCGGATTTGGCGCTGATAGCTGGCGTGACAGTTTCCGCCTGAACAGCATTTCGTTCGACATTGTGTCGGCCGTTCCGCTGCCCGCAGGTGGTCTGCTGCTTTTGACCGGTCTGGGCGGGCTTGCTGTGATGCGTCGCCGCAAGAAGGCTGGCCCGGTTGTGGCTTCGGCCGCTGCATAA
- a CDS encoding sugar transferase: MTIQPVNFDGQLAVLQAGHHDDRLDSFYHKYAKRCLDLVLVIASAPIVLPVMLLMVLMVYLDGGKPIYSQMRLGRNGRAFRIWKIRTMTVDADARLKDYLAANPKARAEWDATQKLKNDPRITKTGWFLRKSSMDELPQLLNVLTGSMSLIGPRPMMVSQKMQYPGTAYYKLRPGITGPWQVSDRNNCNFADRVHFDDQYARTVSLQTDVNLLVKTVSVVLKATGY, encoded by the coding sequence ATGACAATTCAACCCGTTAATTTCGACGGACAGCTGGCTGTCTTGCAGGCCGGTCATCATGATGATCGTCTCGACAGCTTCTATCACAAGTACGCAAAGCGGTGCCTGGACCTTGTGCTGGTGATCGCGTCGGCGCCTATCGTGCTGCCGGTGATGCTGCTGATGGTTCTGATGGTCTACCTGGACGGTGGTAAGCCGATCTATTCCCAGATGCGCCTGGGCCGCAACGGCCGTGCATTTCGCATCTGGAAGATCCGCACGATGACTGTCGATGCCGACGCGCGTCTGAAGGATTACCTTGCTGCGAACCCGAAGGCCCGCGCGGAGTGGGATGCGACGCAAAAGCTCAAGAATGACCCGCGCATCACGAAAACCGGTTGGTTCCTGCGCAAATCCTCGATGGACGAGCTGCCGCAGCTGCTGAACGTGTTGACCGGTTCGATGTCGTTGATTGGACCGCGGCCGATGATGGTGTCGCAAAAGATGCAGTATCCCGGCACTGCCTATTACAAGCTGCGTCCCGGCATCACGGGTCCGTGGCAAGTGTCGGATCGCAACAACTGCAACTTTGCCGACCGTGTTCATTTCGATGATCAATACGCGCGTACGGTGTCGCTGCAAACGGATGTGAACCTGCTGGTTAAGACCGTGTCGGTCGTACTGAAAGCCACCGGGTACTAG
- a CDS encoding tetratricopeptide repeat protein, whose product MLKYVRKLGMAIGLSLVLVACQSVEEKAEKYLASAMELIGAGDTDRAVIELRNVFALVPNHIKARETLAELMLDQNDEAAAYGHYLRLVEQVPDHLEGRTVLAEIAFEARNWEEFVRHGEEAVALAPDHPRSQIIDLALRYQQSIEDRTGRCAMPCVTGPVCLPPIRRTAVCCSRCCLTRICGTGGLTRR is encoded by the coding sequence ATGTTAAAATATGTGCGCAAACTCGGGATGGCCATTGGTTTGAGCCTGGTTCTTGTGGCCTGCCAATCAGTCGAGGAGAAAGCCGAGAAGTACCTGGCCTCCGCAATGGAATTGATCGGGGCCGGTGATACCGACCGCGCCGTGATCGAATTGCGCAACGTGTTCGCGTTGGTGCCCAATCATATCAAGGCGCGCGAGACCCTGGCGGAATTGATGCTGGACCAGAATGACGAGGCTGCCGCCTACGGTCATTACCTGCGCCTTGTTGAGCAGGTGCCAGACCACCTGGAAGGTCGTACCGTCTTGGCGGAAATCGCGTTTGAAGCGCGCAATTGGGAAGAGTTTGTGCGTCACGGCGAGGAAGCGGTCGCGCTGGCACCCGACCATCCGCGCAGCCAGATCATCGACCTTGCCCTGCGGTATCAGCAAAGCATTGAAGATCGGACGGGCCGGTGCGCGATGCCTTGCGTGACCGGGCCAGTCTGCTTGCCGCCGATACGCCGGACAGCGGTGTGTTGCAGCAGGTGCTGTTTGACGCGCATATGCGGGACCGGAGGTTTGACAAGGCGCTAG
- a CDS encoding tetratricopeptide repeat protein, with the protein MALAVDASDNAPGPSLRYARVLAADERYLAAEEVVIAALRRDRRNADILVLLGEIYLASEDYSRADQVIARLRSIGTDRTLIVADALEARLLGSREGVEQALGFLEELAAREDAGVTTQITLLRARLSSGQTARALQQAEALVAENPDNASLRFILAASHAASGAPGVAEMVLAGLLEEDPNRMRVWAQLYRMQRIQGKNAKATQTLLDGLAIDPDDRTLLWAQAVEFERAGDIEGAIANYERLYDADSGDLIAANNLGSLLASYRDDDASIERAWTVARRLRETDEPTFQDTYGYVAFRRGAFEEALTYLEPAAAALSDDPIVQFHLGRVYGALDRREQAIAQYNRALEIAGENDTRPEFETARSEIARIQGLPALVEN; encoded by the coding sequence ATGGCGCTTGCCGTTGATGCGTCGGACAATGCGCCGGGCCCATCATTGCGGTATGCGCGGGTTCTGGCCGCCGACGAACGATACCTGGCTGCGGAAGAGGTGGTGATTGCCGCCTTGCGTCGTGACCGGCGGAATGCCGACATTCTGGTTCTGCTGGGCGAGATCTACCTTGCGTCCGAAGACTATTCGCGCGCCGATCAGGTGATTGCGCGGTTGCGGAGCATCGGAACGGACCGGACGTTGATCGTTGCAGACGCGCTCGAAGCCCGGTTACTGGGCAGTCGCGAGGGGGTCGAGCAGGCCCTTGGGTTTCTTGAAGAGCTGGCGGCGCGCGAAGATGCAGGTGTGACCACGCAAATCACCCTGTTGCGCGCCCGCCTCAGCTCGGGCCAGACGGCCCGCGCGTTGCAGCAGGCCGAGGCACTGGTTGCTGAAAACCCCGACAACGCGTCGCTCAGGTTCATTCTGGCCGCGTCTCATGCTGCGTCCGGCGCGCCGGGCGTGGCCGAAATGGTGCTGGCTGGTCTGTTGGAGGAAGACCCAAACCGCATGCGTGTGTGGGCGCAGCTTTACCGGATGCAGCGCATTCAGGGCAAAAACGCAAAGGCCACGCAGACCCTGCTGGACGGGCTTGCCATTGATCCGGACGATCGGACACTGCTTTGGGCGCAGGCCGTGGAGTTTGAACGCGCGGGCGATATCGAAGGGGCCATTGCCAATTACGAACGCCTTTACGATGCCGATTCCGGCGACCTTATCGCGGCCAACAATCTGGGCAGCCTTCTAGCAAGTTACCGGGATGACGACGCGTCGATCGAGCGTGCGTGGACCGTCGCGCGCCGGTTGCGCGAGACGGACGAGCCGACGTTTCAGGATACGTACGGCTATGTTGCCTTTCGTCGTGGTGCGTTCGAGGAGGCGCTGACCTACCTTGAGCCTGCGGCCGCGGCCCTGAGCGATGATCCCATCGTGCAGTTTCACCTGGGCCGGGTCTATGGCGCGTTGGATCGGCGGGAGCAGGCGATTGCGCAGTACAACCGCGCGCTTGAGATCGCCGGTGAAAACGACACGCGCCCCGAGTTCGAAACCGCCCGATCCGAGATTGCGCGTATCCAGGGATTGCCTGCGCTGGTCGAAAACTGA
- a CDS encoding glycosyltransferase family 2 protein: protein MTYILISPCKNEGDYIEKTLISIRNQTVPPAQWIIVDDGSTDNSVDIIEKYLPSMPYIKVVNRPKGERRVGGGVIEAFNTGLAAVDVADYEYLCKLDVDLDLPPRYFEILLDRMAADPRLGTASGKAYYMHPTTNERKSELCGDEASVGMTKFYRRACFEEIGGFVAEVGWDGYDCHRARWFGWRAISWNDPDLQFIHLRPMGSSQKSIYRGRIRHGKGQFHLGAHPLFFMLSSLYRSVRQRPYVTGTLFSIYGYMKAWLQGEERFGDQDMTAFIRAYQLRALRSGKAEAAEWALQQRRDVLGV from the coding sequence ATGACGTACATCCTGATCTCCCCCTGCAAGAATGAGGGGGATTACATCGAAAAAACGCTGATCTCGATCCGCAACCAAACGGTGCCTCCGGCGCAATGGATCATCGTGGATGACGGCTCGACTGACAACAGCGTCGACATCATCGAAAAGTACCTGCCCTCGATGCCCTACATCAAGGTCGTGAACCGACCCAAGGGCGAACGCCGGGTGGGCGGTGGCGTGATCGAGGCGTTCAATACCGGCCTCGCGGCCGTCGACGTGGCGGATTACGAATATCTGTGCAAACTCGACGTCGACCTCGACCTGCCGCCCCGCTACTTCGAAATCCTTCTCGACCGCATGGCCGCCGACCCGCGCCTGGGAACCGCGTCGGGCAAGGCTTACTATATGCACCCCACCACGAATGAACGCAAAAGCGAACTGTGCGGCGACGAAGCATCCGTTGGCATGACCAAGTTCTACCGCCGCGCCTGCTTTGAAGAGATCGGCGGCTTCGTGGCCGAAGTGGGCTGGGACGGGTATGATTGCCACCGCGCACGCTGGTTCGGCTGGCGCGCCATCAGCTGGAATGACCCCGACCTGCAATTCATTCACCTGCGCCCCATGGGGTCCAGCCAGAAAAGCATCTATCGCGGCCGCATCCGCCATGGCAAAGGGCAGTTCCATTTGGGCGCGCATCCGCTGTTTTTCATGCTCAGCTCGCTCTATCGGTCGGTCCGGCAGCGGCCCTATGTGACAGGCACGCTGTTTTCGATCTACGGCTATATGAAGGCCTGGCTTCAGGGCGAAGAACGCTTTGGCGACCAGGACATGACGGCCTTCATTCGCGCGTATCAACTGCGCGCCCTGCGCAGCGGCAAAGCGGAGGCGGCGGAATGGGCGCTACAGCAACGCCGCGATGTTCTTGGCGTCTAA
- a CDS encoding WecB/TagA/CpsF family glycosyltransferase: MTLADEDLLNVIRKAEQDSLGWSLEHLRPGQGTQRLMFLNAHGVNCAAQNDAFRQQVLQSDFLLRDGVGLAMGMKRLGLRETENLNGTDLIPKVLSRHRQARLAVWGSSEEALDKLGVRLREEGHGALVSLEHGFHDDAFYIEKYRTHQPDILVLCMGMPRQELLAGKLATEADGGLIICGGGWANFHSGHIPRAPIWVQRLRLEWLHRLSREPLRLGRRYTVDVVRYFQHIRRLSKHG; this comes from the coding sequence ATGACGTTAGCAGATGAAGACCTTTTGAATGTCATCCGAAAGGCCGAGCAGGATTCGCTGGGCTGGTCGCTGGAGCATCTTCGTCCGGGGCAGGGGACGCAGCGGCTGATGTTCCTGAACGCCCACGGGGTCAACTGCGCGGCGCAGAACGACGCCTTTCGCCAGCAGGTATTGCAAAGTGATTTTCTGCTGCGTGACGGTGTGGGACTGGCCATGGGGATGAAACGGCTGGGGTTACGGGAGACCGAAAACCTGAACGGCACCGATCTGATCCCCAAGGTGCTGTCGCGGCACCGGCAGGCGCGGCTGGCGGTTTGGGGGTCGTCGGAGGAGGCCTTGGACAAGCTGGGCGTGCGGCTGCGCGAAGAGGGCCATGGCGCGCTTGTCTCGCTGGAGCACGGATTTCACGACGACGCGTTTTACATCGAGAAGTACCGCACGCATCAGCCTGACATTCTGGTGCTGTGCATGGGCATGCCACGGCAGGAGCTTTTGGCGGGCAAACTGGCCACCGAGGCAGACGGCGGGCTGATCATCTGTGGCGGAGGATGGGCAAACTTTCATTCCGGCCACATCCCGCGCGCGCCCATTTGGGTGCAGCGGCTGCGGTTGGAGTGGCTGCACCGCCTGAGCCGGGAGCCGCTGCGTCTGGGGCGTCGGTATACCGTTGATGTCGTAAGATACTTTCAGCACATCCGGCGGTTGTCGAAGCACGGTTGA
- a CDS encoding SDR family oxidoreductase, with protein sequence MSQPHNADEPGITPPETAPTPEVAIVTGAGDGLGRRLASELAAQGLRVAAIGRNMADLKALATETAGTVVPIRADVGDVDALRAAFDRIDADLGPVDILFNNAAVYPHRDFLDETPESFQQVMDINLGGTLNCAMLALKRMVPRGSGRIINVATFAGNDPTYMSSAYSVSKGACRILTQSMVRDLGDRFHDIIINDWVPGALKTKMGLPDGTDPALAARWGVALALWHDQSLNGVTFDRDCEQLPVLSFKRRLFNKLTGRTPIPRQIPSL encoded by the coding sequence ATGTCGCAACCGCATAATGCCGACGAGCCTGGCATCACGCCGCCCGAAACCGCGCCTACCCCAGAAGTCGCCATCGTCACTGGTGCCGGGGACGGTCTTGGGCGGCGCCTTGCGTCCGAGCTTGCGGCACAGGGGCTTCGGGTGGCAGCCATTGGCCGGAACATGGCCGACCTCAAAGCGCTCGCAACCGAAACGGCGGGCACTGTTGTGCCCATTCGTGCCGATGTCGGCGACGTCGATGCCTTGCGTGCGGCATTCGATAGGATCGACGCCGACCTGGGACCGGTGGACATCCTGTTCAACAACGCGGCCGTCTACCCGCACCGCGATTTTCTCGACGAAACCCCGGAAAGTTTCCAGCAGGTGATGGACATCAATCTGGGCGGCACGTTGAACTGCGCCATGTTGGCGCTGAAGCGTATGGTCCCGCGCGGCAGTGGCCGGATCATCAACGTCGCGACATTCGCCGGAAATGATCCGACCTATATGTCGTCCGCCTATTCGGTATCCAAAGGGGCCTGCCGTATCTTGACACAATCCATGGTCCGCGATCTTGGCGACAGGTTCCACGACATCATCATCAACGATTGGGTGCCCGGCGCGCTCAAGACAAAGATGGGATTGCCAGACGGCACTGACCCGGCACTTGCGGCGCGATGGGGCGTGGCCCTCGCCCTTTGGCACGATCAGAGTTTGAACGGCGTGACCTTTGACAGGGATTGCGAACAGCTCCCGGTTCTCTCCTTCAAGCGCCGCCTGTTCAACAAACTGACCGGACGCACGCCGATACCACGCCAGATCCCAAGTCTCTAA
- a CDS encoding GMC family oxidoreductase, with protein sequence MLTFEYEYHPELLERRKAFRRAIRKAFRKHLSFLVSLQPVLNFGHPLGTLRFGTDPATSVLRPDCRTHDLDNLYVADGSFMPSSMGVNPSLTIAANALRVGDLIAAAAKQEDAEDVATA encoded by the coding sequence GTGCTGACATTCGAATACGAGTACCACCCGGAGTTGCTTGAGCGTCGCAAAGCATTCCGTCGGGCGATCAGAAAGGCCTTCCGCAAGCACCTCTCCTTTCTGGTGTCGCTTCAGCCCGTCCTGAATTTTGGCCACCCCCTCGGCACGCTGCGCTTTGGTACAGATCCGGCTACATCTGTATTACGACCCGATTGCCGCACCCATGACCTCGACAATCTCTATGTGGCTGACGGGTCATTCATGCCCAGTTCTATGGGCGTCAATCCAAGCCTGACCATTGCCGCAAATGCCCTGCGTGTAGGTGATCTTATCGCGGCCGCGGCCAAACAGGAGGATGCCGAAGATGTCGCAACCGCATAA